One genomic region from Vanacampus margaritifer isolate UIUO_Vmar chromosome 2, RoL_Vmar_1.0, whole genome shotgun sequence encodes:
- the efr3a gene encoding protein EFR3 homolog A isoform X5 — protein sequence MEALDQLLMACHSQSIKPFVESFLHMVAKLLESREPDLQVLGTNSFVKFANIEEDTPSYHRRYDFFVSQFSAMCHSTHEDPDTRTRIRVAGIKGLQGVVRKTVNDELQAIIWEPQHMDKLIPSMLFNMQDADDMDRVGAGHPSTPCVSGQDGDENPSTLAESCFRELLGRAAYGNMNNAVRPVLVHLDNHHLWEPNEFSVSCFRIIMYSIQAQHSHHVIQQVLGHLDTHNKSTPRVRAGIVQVLLETVAIAAKGSVGSIQECKAGEAPDSEHATPPNLWLGPTVLEVFNTLLKHLRMSVDLELGESSRRNSASSASSGRGKESDERIVQNAIIQTIGFFGGNLPDYQRAEVMMFVMGKVPVYGTPCHTLDTVKIGHQGTKRIQTMLLSSLIMVTSGFKSKSMSGALPSPFLDPLFSISLMEDNELRQLVLEILHNIIDRHDNRAKLRGIRIIPNVAALKIKREKISKQDVAFMKKHGQQLYRHIYLGCKEDDNVHKNFELLFTTLAVITIELANEDVVVELVRLAVALQDMALSSEENLSMWLRCGVLALVAAYLNFLSQMIANTGFCQHVSKVIELRNMDAPYLLPEHVFRDKCSLPESLDRDDGALFFQSADMADSLAGAGYNADRLNVPYVPQVTVLYTVGKILHRCKQTSRDEERLTRRKSFVDTISLQVDILASSLPEKSQLTEEITFETLKKAIDTSVLEDQERERRRQVMEKFQKAPFEEIAAHCESKANMLHERLAHIFELTIRPPPSPSGVVLVSSGHAQHQSVPIYEMKFPDLCVY from the exons ATGGAGGCTCTGGATCAGCTACTGATGGCCTGCCACTCGCAGAGCATCAAACCCTTCGTGGAGAGCTTTCTGCACATGGTGGCCAAGCTACTGGAGTCCAGGGAGCCGGATCTACAGGTTCTGGGGACCAACTCG TTTGTGAAGTTCGCCAACATCGAGGAGGATACGCCATCCTACCACCGCCGCTATGACTTCTTTGTGTCTCAGTTCAGCGCCATGTGCCACTCCACCCACGAGGACCCGGACACCAGGACCAG GATCCGTGTGGCGGGCATCAAGGGTCTGCAGGGGGTGGTCCGAAAGACGGTCAACGACGAACTGCAGGCCATCATCTGGGAGCCGCAGCACATGGACAAACTCATCCCGTCCATGCTCTTTAACATGCAGGACGCAGACGACATGGACAG ggtgggggcggggcatcCGAGCACGCCGTGCGTGTCGGGTCAAGACGGCGATGAGAATCCGTCCACGCTGGCCGAAAGCTGCTTCCGAGAACTGCTGGGACGCGCCGCCTACGGGAACATGAACAACGCTGTCAGACCTGTGCTGGT TCACCTGGACAACCATCACCTGTGGGAACCCAACGAGTTTTCCGTTTCCTGCTTCAGGATCATCATGTACTCCATCCAG GCGCAGCACTCTCACCACGTCATCCAGCAGGTCCTGGGCCACCTGGACACCCACAACAAGAGCACCCCCAGGGTACGCGCCGGCATCGTCCAAGTGCTGCTGGAGACGGTGGCCATCGCCGCCAAAGGCTCCGTGG GAAGCATCCAAGAGTGCAAAGCGGGCGAGGCGCCGGACAGCGAACACGCCACACCTCCCAACCTGTGGCTCG GTCCGACGGTGCTGGAGGTGTTCAACACGCTGCTGAAGCACCTCCGCATGAGCGTGGACCTGGAGCTGGGCGAGAGCTCCCGCAGGAACTCGGCCAGCAGCGCCTCGTCGGGCCGCGGCAAGGAAAGCGACGAGCGCATCGTTCAGAACGCCATCATTCAGACCATCG GATTCTTTGGCGGCAACCTTCCCGACTACCAGAGGGCCGAGGTGATGATGTTCGTCATGGGCAAGGTGCCCGTCTACGGGACGCCGTGCCACACGCTGGACACCGTCAAGATCGG GCATCAGGGGACCAAGAGGATCCAGACCATGTTGCTCAGCTCCCTCATCATG GTGACGTCGGGATTCAAGTCCAAGTCGATGTCAGGCGCTCTGCCGTCCCCCTTCCTGGACCCACTCTTCTCCATCTCACTGATGGAGGACAACGAGCTGCGCCAGCTGGTGCTCGAGATCCTGCACAACATCATCGACCGGCACGACAACCGCGCCAAACTCCGAGGCATCAG GATCATCCCCAACGTTGCGGCTCTCAAGATCAAACGGGAGAAGATTTCCAAGCAGGACGTGGCCTTCATGAAGAAG CACGGCCAGCAGCTGTACCGCCACATCTACCTGGGCTGCAAGGAGGACGACAACGTGCACAAGAACTTCGAGCTGCTCTTCACCACGCTCGCCGTCATCACCATCGAGCTGGCCAACGAGGACGTCGTCGTCGAGCTCGTGCGCCTCGCCGTGGCGCTGCAG GACATGGCTTTGTCCAGCGAGGAGAATTTGTCCATGTGGCTGCGTTGTGGCGTGTTGGCCTTGGTGGCGGCGTACCTCAACTTCCTCAGCCAGATGATCGCCAACACCGGCTTCTGCCAGCACGTCAGCAAG GTGATCGAGCTGCGGAACATGGACGCCCCTTACCTTCTCCCCGAGCACGTCTTCCGCGACAAGTGCTC GCTTCCCGAAAGCCTGGACAGGGACGACGGGGCGCTCTTCTTCCAGAGCGCCGACATGGCCGACAGTCTGGCGGGAGCCGGATACAACGCCGACAGACTCAATGTTCCCTACGTGCCGCAGGTCACAG TGCTTTACACTGTGGGGAAAATCCTGCACAGGTGCAAACAGACATCCAGAG ATGAAGAGCGCCTGACCAGGAGGAAGAGCTTTGTGGACACCATCTCGCTGCAGGTGGACATCCTGGCCAGCAGCCTGCCGGAAAAG TCACAGCTGACTGAGGAGATCACCTTTGAGACCCTGAAGAAAGCCATTG ACACGAGCGTCCTGGAGGATCAAGAACGCGAGCGTCGACGTCAGGTGATGGAGAAATTCCAGAAAGCTCCGTTTGAGGAAATCGCGGCGCACTGCGAGTCCAAG gccaACATGCTACACGAGCGTCTGGCGCACATCTTCGAACTCACCATCAG